In the Natronoglycomyces albus genome, CGGTTTGTGGTTCTGGCCGGTCATCGATCGAAGCACTCGGTGTGGCGTCTGTTGATTCGACCGGGTTGGTCGGATCGTCCGACCTGATGGGGTCGTGGTGACCGTGGTCGGTGACGTTGTCCGGGTGCCACTACCGAGGACCGGCAGTCGGTGGCTGGGCGCTGTCTAACCTGTCGGCTTGCCAGCGGTGTCCGCGCGTTCGCAACGTGGCGTTTGCCGCCATGCGCGCGTCCGGGCGGAGTGTGTTCCCCCGACCCGGTCGGTGCGGCATCGCTGCCGCGAGTCGGTAGCGCGGGCGAGCCGGTTCTAACGCTACCCTCATCGGCGTGGCGCAAGGGTACGAAATAAGCCAAAAGGGAGCGACGAATCGCTCCCTTTGACGTCTTCTATCGCCGCAGCCCGAGGCGCTCGATGAGCGTACGGTAGCGGGAGATGTCTTCCTTCTGCAGGTATTTCAGCAGACGGCGACGCTTACCCACTAGCAGTAGCAGACCACGACGTGAGTGGTGGTCGTGCTTGTGCTCCTTGACGTGTTCAGTCAGTTCCACGATGCGCGCGGTCAGCAATGCGACCTGCACTTCGGTGGAGCCGGTGTCCCCGTCGCCGGTGGAGTATTCGGAAATGATTTCTGCTTTTTTAGCAGCTTCGAGCGCCATAAGCTCCCTCTTGATGGATTCTCCGGGCACATTGTGGCCGAAGGAGTGATGTTTTTCGGGCGTATCCGCGGCGTCGGGCAGGTACGTCCGGTCACGGTTGTCTTTGTGACCTGGATAGTTTACCAATCCGCTATTGACGCTTCAGCACCTCGCGGGTCTGTGCGACGTCTGTCTCGATTTGCCAGATGAGTTCATCGACGTTGTCGAACTTGAGCATCTGGCGCAGTCGCTCGGTAAAGGAGATGCTGACCTGTTCACCGTAGAGGTCTTCGTCGAAGTCCAGAACATAGGCCTCGAGGGTTCTCTTTTCCCCAGCGAAGGTCGGGTTGGTTCCCACCGAGATGGCCGCGGCGTGTCGTGAACCGTCGGCGCGTGTGAGCCAGCCCGCGTAGATGCCATCGGCTACGACGGCGACGTCGGATTCGTACGACAGGTTAGCGGTGGGAAATCCCAGTTGAGAGCCTCCTCGCCCGGCTCCTCGCACTACTATTCCCTCGATGTCGTATTCGCGTCCAAGCGCTTCGGCGGCCGCGCTCACCGCGCCTGCGGCGATGCAGGTGCGAATGTAGGTCGAGGAGAAGGTGGCCTCGTCGTTGCCTTCCAGCGTCGCGGCCACGACGGAGAAGCCCCACTGTTGCCCGAGGTTGCGCAGGAGATCTAGGTTGCCCGCGGCTTTGTATCCGAAGCGAAAGTTCTCTCCGACCATGACTTGTGCCGCGTGTAGCCGTTCGACCAGCACGGTGTGCACGAACTCCTCTGGGCTTTGCCGAGACATTTCTTTGGTGAAGGGGAGGACGCATACGCCGTCGACGCCCAGCTCGGCGAGGAGTTGGCAGCGGCGGCTAAGGGTGGACAGTCTCATTGGGGCCGAGCCGGGCCGCACCACCTGTGCTGGGTGCGGGTCGAAGGTGACGACGACGGACTTGAGGCCGCGTTCGCGTGCCTGTTTGGCCGCTGAGCCGATGAGTTGGGCATGTCCCCGGTGTACGCCATCGAACACGCCGACGGTGACGACCGAACGACCCCAGCCAGTGGGGGTCGCCTGAATACCTCGCCAGATTTCCACGTGCTCAATCGTAACGACACCGGTGTGCCTGGCGTGACGTGGCCGGGGAACTTGTTGAGGTCACCGGGTGCTGTTTGCCGGTGTTGAAGCAGGTCGCTGGGGTAGTGACTCCTCTTGTGCGGGTTGGCCGGTGAGACGGGCATCATGTCGGGCTAGCACGACGAAGAGGCCGAACTGGCTTGTTCGGCCTCTTCGTTTTTCTGTCTAAGGATTTTTTGAAGGTTATGCGAATGTCTAATGCTGATATCTCTCCTTCCTGTGGCACACGTTCATCCCACCAATAAGACGTGGCCTGCGGCTGCCCCCGTGTGGTCGCCGGTCGAGTCAACCCAGTCTGCGGCCTTGAGGACCGGGTCCCGGCATCACTGGTCAGCCTGCGTATCCGACCGTCCCGATACCCAGTCTCGGGACGGTCGAGGCTGGTCACAACATCGAACTGTTCGTAGTGCCGGTGGAGGCGAACACCACGAGCGCGATGACGGCGAACGCCACCAGAATGATCACCCCGGCGATAACACCGATGTTGTTCTGGTTGACGTAGGGATCGACCGCCACGTCCCTATTTGTGTCAGCTCCTCGCTCTGCTGGCATGGACGGCTGTTCGGGCCTCACGGTCTGCCCGTGAGCTTCGGGCACATAGTGCGAATCTGACATATACGCATACGACATAACTCTTACCCCTCAATGGGTGGGCCAGTCACTGTCGGGAATCTGCCAATCCGGGGGATGCCTGGCTTACTTTTCATTGTGCCGAAATCTGACAGTTGACGAACGATCTTCGCGCAATTAAGCGACCGCCATCCGCGTTCACCGACGTTTTCCCACTTCCAGCGCACAAGATACAGGCGGGTCTGACTGACCATTAAGGTCAGTCAGACCCGCCTGTATCCACCATGGGGAATCAAACGGTAAATAAGCCGACATCGAGGATCGATGGCGAGTATGTGTGGCCAACCCCAGGGGCCGCTGCCGAAGCAATCGCTCCAGTGGCGTCATGGCCAGCGCATACGCACCTCTCCTCGTACATTGCGGGCGGAATCCGGCCGGGCACAACCCCGAAACCACCAAACCATCCGCAACGGCGATAAACCCGCCATTGGGTCCTGTCAGGCTCCATTCACTGTCATTACCCCTTCACGCTGCCTGCCAGCAAACCGCGCACGAAGAATCGTTGCAGCAAGGCAAACACCAACAGCGGAATGAGGATGGAAATAAAGGCGGCCGCTGGCAATCGTGTCCAGCCATCGCCCCACGTGCCAGCCATGTCGGCCAACCGCACGGTCAATGGTTGCGTAGCCGGGCCACCGCCAAAGACCAAACCGACGAGGAAGTCGTTCCACACCCACAGGAACTGGAAAATCGCGATCGAGGCCAGAGCCGGGGTGATCAGCGGCAACACGATCTTGCGGAAGATCACCGAATGGCTCGCGCCATCGACCCGCGCCGCTTCCATCACATCGCGTGGCAGCTCCGAGACGAAGTTATGCAGCAGGAACGTCGCCAGTGGCAAACCAAAGATCGTATGCGCGATCCATATTTGGATAAAGGTTTGGCTCCCACTGAGATTCCACGCGGGGATCACCGTGAGCTCTCCAATGGTCAGTCCCTGGCTGAAGAAACTCAGTAGTGGGATGAGCGCCATTTGAATCGGCACGATCTGCAAGGCGAAGATCCCGATGAACAGCCAGGTGGCACCGCGGAAGTTGATCCAGGCCAGCGCATAGGCGGCCATGGACGCGAATGCCACCGGGAACAGCACCGCCGGAATCGTGATCACCAACGAGTTGACGAAGTAATTCACCAACCCACCAGAGGAGCCGGTGGAGTACAGCACGTAGTTGTACGTGTCGAGGGTGACGTTGGGGTTAAACGGGAACGTCCACCAGCCTGAGGACCGGATGTCGGCCTCGGGCCTAATCGAGTTGATGAACAAACCGGCGGTCGGGATCGTCCACAGTACTGCGATGACAATCGCGGCCAGGCTGGCGACCCGGCTAGTAAGCAGCTTGCGGAGCCGGTGCCCACCGGAGGCCAAGGGTACTTCGGTGCGCGGTTTCGGCCTCGCCTTGACTTGTTCTTTCGAGGTGATGTCGTCAATGACGTCGACCGCGTTGTCGTCATCGGGGGTCGGGGCATTGGCCGGAGGAATGGATGTCATCGTGTCTCCTCCTGTCGGCGCTTAAGGTTGTGCACTTGGTAGGCGACGATCGGTATGACCATGATGAACAGCACCACGGCCAGCGCCGCGCCGCGCCCGGCTTCGCCCAGTCGGAATGCCTGGAACCACATGGAGTCGGCCACCACGCCGGTGCGGAATTGACCGCCGGTCATGGTGCGAACGATGTCGAACAGTTTTAGGGACGCGATCGAGATGGTGACGACCACGACGATGATCGCGGGCCGAATCGAGGGGATCGTGACGCGCCAAAATTCTTGCCAGGGGGTGGCACCGTCGATGCGGGCAGCTTCTTGGATCTCGGCGGGGATGCCTTTGAGGGCGGCCGAGAGGACCACGGTCGCGAAACCGGTTTGGACCCATATGAGCACCACGATTAGCAGCAGGGTGTTCCAGGGCCACATTTGTAGCCATGCCTGTGGTTCTCCGCCTAGCCACACCACGACCTGGTTGAGCAGGCCGATTTGGTCGGTTCCTCCTCGATGGTCATAGATGAATCGCCAGATGACGGCGGCGCCGACGAAGGAGATCGCCATGGGCATGAAGACCAAGGACTTGTAGATCGCTTCGCCGCGTTTGCCGTCGATGAGGACTGCGTAGAGCAGTCCGATACCGGTGGCGATCAGCGGGGTGAGGACTACCCAAAGGAGGGTGTTGAGGAGGATTATCTGGGCGCCGGAGTCGGTGAAAATCCATTGGAAGTTGGCGAACCAGACGAAGTTCTCTCCACTGCCGTCAAACATGGACAAGCCCAGGGTGCGGGCGGCCGGAACGACCAGACCCGCCCCCAGGAGCAGCCCGACGGGGGCGAGGAATACCGCCGCCGTCAGAGCTTTGCTTCCACGTTTGGCGACCAGCTCGGCCAGGGCCAGCAGGACCACGATCACCAGGATGAACGCGGCTAGGCCGAGGCCGAGCATAGTCAGTTTCGACACCAGTTGTGAAGTGTTCACAGTGTCACGAACCTTGCGTGTAGCTCATGCGTGGCTAGTCGCTCGGCCAGGCGTTCTCGATGTTGCTGGTGACGTCCTCCGCGGAGGTGCCTCCCAGCCAGTCGAGCATTCCGGTCCAGAACGCGGCGGCGCCGACTTCGCCGGGCATGTAGTCCGATCCGTCGAAGCGTGACGTCATGGTCTCGTCGTGGAGGATCTCCACGGCGCGAACGAGCGCGTCATCGCGGGCGTTCTCTGGGTCGGCGCCTTGGTGGGCGGTGGTCCACGACCCGGTGGTCATGCGCAGGTTGTGGTAGTCGGCGCTGGCCAGGAACTGGCGAACGGCATGGACTGCCTCATCATCGGAGAACGAGGCCACGAATTCCGAGCCAAACAGCATTGGCGCGTCGCCGGGCTCGTCGCCGGGCAGCTGGAAGATGAAGACGTCTCCGTCTTCTGCGACTTCGACGTCGTCGGGCCACATGGCCGAGTAGAAGGAGGCCTGGCGGTGCATGGCGCATTCGCCGTCGGCGACCGGGTAGCCGGCTTCTTGGAAGGACGTGGTGGCGATGGTGTTCACGCCACCGTGTCCGCCGTTGACGTAGTCGTCGTTGAGCAGGATTTCTCCGACGCGGTCGAAAGCGTCGACGATGCCCGGGTCATCGAAGGGAATGTTGTGGTCAATCCAGTCATCGTAGAGTTCGGGCGACTCGCGCAGGACCGCGTCTTCGATCCAGTCAGTGCCGGGCCAGCCTGAGGCTTCGCCGGATTCGAATCCGACGCACCAGGGCGTGGTTCCGTCCGCGGCGATGGTCTCAGTGAGGTCCATCATTTCGTCCCAGGTTTCGGGGATGTCGTATCCCCCGTCTTCAAAGAAGCTGGGCGAGTACCAGACGAACGATTTGGCGTTCGCCGAGTGTGGTGGAGCGTAGAGCTGGCCGTCAACGGTTCCGTAGTCGAGCCAGTCTTGGGTCCATCCCTCTTGCGCCGCGGCTTGCGTGTCGGCATCGGCCGGGACCATGTTGTCGACGAATTGGAACATGAGGCCTGGTTGCGGGAAAAGTGCGATGTCGGGGGCATTGCCTCCGTCGACGCGTACGCGCATGTCGGACTCGAAGGTGCCGGAGCCTTCGTGCTGAATGGTGATGCCCACGCATTCGGCGAACGAGCTCCAGG is a window encoding:
- the rpsO gene encoding 30S ribosomal protein S15, which gives rise to MALEAAKKAEIISEYSTGDGDTGSTEVQVALLTARIVELTEHVKEHKHDHHSRRGLLLLVGKRRRLLKYLQKEDISRYRTLIERLGLRR
- a CDS encoding bifunctional riboflavin kinase/FAD synthetase; protein product: MEIWRGIQATPTGWGRSVVTVGVFDGVHRGHAQLIGSAAKQARERGLKSVVVTFDPHPAQVVRPGSAPMRLSTLSRRCQLLAELGVDGVCVLPFTKEMSRQSPEEFVHTVLVERLHAAQVMVGENFRFGYKAAGNLDLLRNLGQQWGFSVVAATLEGNDEATFSSTYIRTCIAAGAVSAAAEALGREYDIEGIVVRGAGRGGSQLGFPTANLSYESDVAVVADGIYAGWLTRADGSRHAAAISVGTNPTFAGEKRTLEAYVLDFDEDLYGEQVSISFTERLRQMLKFDNVDELIWQIETDVAQTREVLKRQ
- a CDS encoding carbohydrate ABC transporter permease, with protein sequence MTSIPPANAPTPDDDNAVDVIDDITSKEQVKARPKPRTEVPLASGGHRLRKLLTSRVASLAAIVIAVLWTIPTAGLFINSIRPEADIRSSGWWTFPFNPNVTLDTYNYVLYSTGSSGGLVNYFVNSLVITIPAVLFPVAFASMAAYALAWINFRGATWLFIGIFALQIVPIQMALIPLLSFFSQGLTIGELTVIPAWNLSGSQTFIQIWIAHTIFGLPLATFLLHNFVSELPRDVMEAARVDGASHSVIFRKIVLPLITPALASIAIFQFLWVWNDFLVGLVFGGGPATQPLTVRLADMAGTWGDGWTRLPAAAFISILIPLLVFALLQRFFVRGLLAGSVKG
- a CDS encoding carbohydrate ABC transporter permease, which encodes MLGLGLAAFILVIVVLLALAELVAKRGSKALTAAVFLAPVGLLLGAGLVVPAARTLGLSMFDGSGENFVWFANFQWIFTDSGAQIILLNTLLWVVLTPLIATGIGLLYAVLIDGKRGEAIYKSLVFMPMAISFVGAAVIWRFIYDHRGGTDQIGLLNQVVVWLGGEPQAWLQMWPWNTLLLIVVLIWVQTGFATVVLSAALKGIPAEIQEAARIDGATPWQEFWRVTIPSIRPAIIVVVVTISIASLKLFDIVRTMTGGQFRTGVVADSMWFQAFRLGEAGRGAALAVVLFIMVIPIVAYQVHNLKRRQEETR
- a CDS encoding ABC transporter substrate-binding protein, whose translation is MKKDRRLPKRFLCVTASAAAIALAATACGAPDEEPGEELPDWAADCDTYADYGSFDGETVSISSSIRGDEADEMTAAWSSFAECVGITIQHEGSGTFESDMRVRVDGGNAPDIALFPQPGLMFQFVDNMVPADADTQAAAQEGWTQDWLDYGTVDGQLYAPPHSANAKSFVWYSPSFFEDGGYDIPETWDEMMDLTETIAADGTTPWCVGFESGEASGWPGTDWIEDAVLRESPELYDDWIDHNIPFDDPGIVDAFDRVGEILLNDDYVNGGHGGVNTIATTSFQEAGYPVADGECAMHRQASFYSAMWPDDVEVAEDGDVFIFQLPGDEPGDAPMLFGSEFVASFSDDEAVHAVRQFLASADYHNLRMTTGSWTTAHQGADPENARDDALVRAVEILHDETMTSRFDGSDYMPGEVGAAAFWTGMLDWLGGTSAEDVTSNIENAWPSD